The Pseudomonadota bacterium genome segment CAGCCTTATCTTAAAACCCATCAATAAAAATAACAGTCTCTACACCTTCTTTGCTTTCTAAATATACTGTATCTGGCTCTATTGTGTTATCTATCACAAGCTCCAATCGCCGTTCTCCAAATCCTGTTTCTAATTGCTCCTCAAAACTTGGCATACAATAAAAAGTAGAGGCAATATCACTGGTAGTTCTGAGTTTGGTGGTGCTGAAACCACAACGCCCTTTGATGAAATAATGCAATGCATTAATTTTTTCAACTTCAGTGGCGGGTGGATGGTCAACAACTATATTAAAGTCATAAGTTAAAGCGTTCATGATCTTAGCCATTCCCTAAATCCCATCTTACGCAACATTTCCTTGGTGTTATGTTGCATAATATGTTGCCCAATTTCTTTGCCTTGTAATTCGGCTGCCCCTGGAACTTCATCCCTGTTCATCAATTGGTGTGTTCGCAACTGTTGAATAGCACGAGTATCCAGACCATGCAACTGACTCCATGCTTCCAAATCCTCAGGTGACATATCCCGCTGCCCTTTTCTCAGACTCCACAAGAAGGCAGGATGCTCTTTTAGCTTATCTTGAATATTGGGCAAATGAAGCAAATTGACCAAATACACCACATTGTCCACTTCATCATTAGTGTATTTTAATTGATTTAATTTTCTTCTGATCTTTTCCACATCATTGAGCCGCAACAGATGGGCAACCAATATAACAGGATTCTTGGTCTCCACATAATCATGGCTGACCACTAACCCTGGAAATACATATTTTTGCAACAATCCTAATTGATGATAGAGACTTACATAACCCACAACTGATTTAGCAGATTTTAAACCCTTAATAAATTCGTCTCTGACCCGCTCGGGTGCCACAGCCACGCCATTATCGCTTGCCAGCCCATTATTGACTCGTTTTTCAATAGCCGCACGAGTTGCTTCATCAATGCCTCTGATGTCGCCATGATTTACACGGCAATAGAACCGCACATATCTTAAAACTCTCAGAGCATCCTCGCCAAACCGTTGGTCGGGATCACCCACAGTTTTAACACGTCGCTCTTTCAAGTCTTGTAATCCGCCAACCAAATCAACCACTTCATGACTGTCTAAATCATAATAAAGAGCGTTGATTGTTAAATCTCTTCTTTCGGCATCGTCTTGGATATGGGAAAATTTATCAGCTACTTGACGACTGCCAGAATCCTTGCGAAAAGTGGCAATTTCATAATCTTCATTACCAATTGAGGCTATAACCACCCCGAATTGATTTCCTACAGCACCTTTGGTATGGTTAATGCCACCAGCTTTAAGAATTTCCATTACTTCTGTGGGCTGTGCATTCGTGGCTAAATCGAAATCTTTGGGCTGTTTTCCCAATACTGCATCTCGTACTGCACCTCCCACCAAATATAGATGTTTGCCCGATTTTTTAAATACTCTATGAATAACATGAATATCCTCTGGCAAATTGATTGACAGGTGCATTCGCACTTCTTTACTTTCTAAAAATTGCATAAAACTAACCATACCTTATATATAATATAAAATGAACTTTAGAAATTGGATAGAGCACAAATGGTACGAATTTAAAGATACCGTGGAATTATATCACGGCACCTCTAGTGCCTTGCTTCCAATTATTAAAACGAATGGATTGGTGCCACCTGATGAGTGTTTAGAGTCATATGCTATTAAAATAATCAAATCATATGGAGTTGCCGCAAGCCCGCAATTAATGGAATGGATTCACAAATACGCAATTTCATCAAGAGCTAATGAACCAAACAACAAAATAGCTAACGTAATTTATTTAACTCCCAAATTCGAGAATGCAAAAAACTACGCAAAATCCACCCATAAATTTGGGGGAGAAATGGCGGCTGACATTTGGCGAGCTATCAATGTAATTGAAAGCAAAAAAAGAGGTTTGCCAAAAATGCAGGAAATTATACCTCCCATTTACAAAGAATCTCATCCTGTAGTATTAGAAGTAGAAATCCCATCTAAATGGATGAATACATATCATGATTTAGCACAACGATATAAAGATGCATTAGACTACTGGGCAACCTTGAAATCTAAGCCAGATGTTCACGATTTTATGGAGAAAGAATTTGGTCGCTTTGAAATAAGAGTAGAAGAGACTATTCCTGCGTCAATGATAAGAAAAATTCACGCAATAATGTCCTGAAATATCTTGTGATTCTCTGAATCTTTCCCTGGGATGGCAAACACTACGTTTTCAAACACTTTGTCAAATTCACCACCCTTCAAAAACACCTTAAATGTAGTAGCAATCATGGCGGGAGAATTATTAAATATTCCACATCCCCATGCTCCAAGAATTAAATGTTTGTGGTTGTGAACAGCGGCAATTTCAAGAATGCGACGAATACGATTCACAATCAGCAAAGTGTCTTTTGGCTCGGGATTAACCACCGCTGGCATGGAAATTACAGCTACCGAATAAGGATCAACAGGGTCTAATTGCTTGTCTTTATTCACCACCACATTAGAGCAATATATAGCATCTAGTCCATTGCGAGGAAGAGGATAGTATTTATGAATCTCAGGAATATCTAACAATTCTGGCAAATTGGAACGACGAAAAAGGTCTTCTTCTTGAGTGCGAATCGGCATACGCAAATTGCGAACTGATTCGTAGCCCCCACCAGGACGCTTATGAGAAGCAAAATTTAAACAACAAGCGTGGTCAAACTCAGCGGCTGTTGTGAATGTGTCATTATCAACAACTGAGAATTGTGTCTGCTCCACCACAGGAGATGGCACAAATGAGAACCCCTCTGAATATAATTGAATCATAATCTACCAATGTTCTTTGGTGTTTAATGTATGAATAAAATTTCCAATCTCCTGCAATACCTTTTCAGCATCATTACCTTCTGCCTCAAAAATTATTTCGCTGCCTGATTGAATGCCCATAGAAAGCATTTCCAACACAGAGCTAACATGTGCTCTTTCGCCATTATGTACAAGTATTACTTTAGCTGAAAATGGCTTAATTAACGCTGCCAACGCTGTGCATGGTCGAGCATGTAAGCCGCAAGGATATGTTAAAATAAGGGTTTTTGTCACTCTGTCCACCTATTATTTTGAGAATGATCTTCTTCTATCCACCTTTGGGCCTGTAAACAATCTCTTCTATAAGGACAATGCAAAGCACAATAACAAGCCCGATAGCCAGCATTAAATCCTGATGCGTATAGCTTTAGAAAATGCTCTTCGGCAAATTCCCACCCCACATCCTTGTGTTGCTCTTCAGATAAATACCATTTATCCTCCTCAATTGCATGTTGCATTATTTTAGCCTGGAGGATAAAAAAATCTTTGTTAGTACAAACTTGCTGCATGGCACCTCCTTGCAGATTATTTATACTTGTTATGCTGGTGTTTCCAGCCACAAATCCCCAGATTTTTCTATTGCCAAATCTTCATAGGGTGCAGTTCTTCTTCTATACATTTCGTCAATTACATCTGTAAAAACGCCAAGAAAGAAAATGCACTCTTCTGGGGTGTAAAATTCTCGCTGACTCATCACCGCTCGCCACAATGCTCCCTTTATAAAAGATCGCATACAATATCTCGCCGGGGGTCTACCTGGAGCATCACCTGTTAGTCCCCAACACAAACTGGATAGGCTATAATTCAAGTCACCAGCCATATCCTCTTTGTTGGCTGGAAGGGTTCTTGCTAATTCAGTGGCATATTCTTTTAGCTTTGCTCCCATTCCAGTTATAGTGGTATTAGGAAACTTCGGGTCAGCCAATCTTTTTATTTCACGTACTAAACTGCTTGAAAAAGTGGCAACCAAAGTGGCTTGTATCATTGGTGATTCATTACTGGGAATTAGCCCCATCACCTTTGCAATTATTGCATCGTACTTCGATCTATTTTCGTTCTTGATGTATGGCATTTTTATTCCTTATGTTTTACTTGCGATTATAGACTGCACTTTTTCTTGTTGTGCGTTTTTTACGACTTCCCGCTCTTCCATTCTTTGTTCTAAAATATCACCCATTATGGCACTATTGCGTATATATTCCGAAGCTCTTTGTAGAGTTTGATAATCCTCAGCGAAATAAGAAAGACCAAAATTACACCTAAAGCACAACAGCCCTCTAATTTTTCCACAGTTATGATCGTGATCTACATGTAATCGCTTGCCTTCCTTAGGCGGCTTACCACAAATAGCACACCCACCGCCTTGTTGCTCAAGCATAAAACTATAATCATCTATAGTCAACCCATACTGTCTGAGTTTTTTGATATGGTTGTAGTCTTTGTCTTTTTTGGCTACCCACTCTTTTTGAACTTGCTTCTTGCGTTGCTTGTTTTTTTTGGTCCACTCTACACAATTATCCTTCTGTTTCTTTAAATACTCTGGATTATTTTGCTTAAGCCATTTGTCATAACAACTCTTGCACAACCCTCTTGCCCAAACTGGCCTATCGCTATGCACAGAACACATTTTACTGGCTTTTATATCTTGCTTCAATCCACCCTGTTTGTTTTTAATTTTCTTTAACACAACTTCCCTTCTGCCAATTGTTTGCCTTATGTATTATATAGTAATTGGCAGAAATATTTTTTCATCTATTTTTCAAAATATTTGGAAGATTGTCTAGTTCTTTTGGCAAAATGCCCGCATTTATCATCTCTTGAGTTTCTAATAAACAGCAAGCGTTCCAAATCACCGCACTCAGGTGATCTTCGTCTTGTAGTCCTGCTGTAAATTTAAATGCGTGCCGAAGCATAGAATCCAAATACCTGCTCAGGGGAATACCCTTTGCCCAATTTGAATCTCCATATTTCCTAGCCCCGTTTTCAAAATGTTGTGCCAGTCGGGTAATCGCATAATATGGCAACAAATCAAACCTTCCCTTGCCATCTTGGGTGTCCCTAACAGCCCCGGTGCCAAACTCTTGTCTAGCCCCTGAATCCATTACCTTGTCGAATTTAGTTGGTGTCTCGCTCATGTTAAACCTCACTTGTAATCTCTACATACTATACTATAATGTGATGCAGAGGTCAATATGTTAAAAAAGAAAAAATTAAAACCAATTTGTAAAAATTGTAGTTTATTTGATCGAAACAACAGCATATGCAGAGTGGTTATTTTATCCGAAGGTGAACGCATCAACATTCCTGTTGACCCCGATGATAAGTGTTTTTTCAACAATAAGTTTACTGCTCTTGAAGAAAAAGCAGGGAAAATTGTTGAAGAACAATTTAAGCCAGAAATTGAACAAGTCCGATGGTGGGTAGAAGACCCAGAAACTGGACAACAAACTAAGGGAAACGGCGTTGTAAAAATGCAATATCCAAAAAACTTTTTCTCTCCCGAGGATAAAGATGTTCGAAAAAATTAAATACAAATACTGGGAAATAGTGCCGTATGATTGGCGACCTTGGCAAATGTGGTATCGCTTCAAGTCCTTTATTTGGACTCGCCCCACAGTTATCAAGCCTCGCTATTTACCTTATACTTGGTGCGACAGAATGGAAATGCTGCCCCATATGATGTTTGAGATATTATCTCAATTCATTGAACAAGAGTGCTCGCCTGGGCATGTGGATTGGGAAGCTTCCGATCACAAGATTCGTGTGGTAAAAGACGATTCTATTGATCCCGGTAGCGGCCTTCCATTGGACCCCGGCAAAATGGTCAATGTTCGTGACGAAATGCAGGAACTTTATGATTGGTGGCATAATGTTTATATGAAAGAATATAAAGAGGTAGAAGAAATTCTTTGGGCAGAAGCCAGAAAACACGAGCCAATTGACCGATGGGAAGAAGACGATGATAAAAAAATGGCTGGACTCTACGGCGAAACCCTTTATAAATGGGAGCAAAATTTTAAAACCACCGAAGATGAAGAAATTTATCACGATTGTTTAATGGCACTCAACAAATTAGAAGCCAATCAACACAAAGCATTATTAGCAAGGATGCACAGAATAGTCAATCTGACTGGTTATTTGTGGACGTAATATCTATATACTTCTATGAGTTTTAGACAATTTGTAGAAGATGCTGCGGCTTGGGATGCTTTTCAAGACGTTTTCTTTGTTGGAGAATACGAAGGGCAAGCAAGTGATTTCTATTGCTGGCTTCGCCAACGCTGGAGTGCCAATCAATCCCCTCAAGATTATGATTACAAAGGATTGGAAAGATTGTTTGCTGATTGGAAAAAAAGCACAGTTCGTGGTGCATGGTGTGCAAAAATGGATCGAAGTCGAGATCGCAAACGAAGAAAAGACTTCGGCCCAGGCAAATATTGGGCACCTACATCAGCAGGTGTCTTCCTAAATAAAAACTTTGTAAAAGGATGGAGAGGTATCAATCCAGCAAACCCATGAAATTCAAACAATGGCTTGAATCCATATACTATCACGGCACCACACCCGAAAACGCCGAATCTATCCTAAAAAATGGCATCGACCCAGATCGCTATAAAAGCGGGATGTTCAGAGGATTCTACCTTACACCAAACCCAACTTACTTCAATGGCTTTAGCGGGCCAAAGAAAACAATTTTGGCCATAGAAATTGATGACTCGCAAATACTCGATGTAGAAAGCGTCAAGGATGAGGATTTGCTGCCAATTGATCCTCACTTCAAAATGATGAGCCCAATGTATAAAAATACTATGATTATGAAGTTGGCTCTTGAAAAAGGATATTCTGGCGTCAAAAACGGAAAAGAAGTTGTTCTTTTTACTGACAGAGCAATCCGCTCTATTCGACCCATAAATTCCAGTCATTCAAAGTAGTCCGCATTTCACGGGCATGTTTCATGCACAAAAAATTTGAAGTGCTGCGGCTACCACTTCCAGTTTCTATCTTTAAAACCGTGGTGCCCTTAGGCAAAGCAGATTCCTTTACTCCCTTCTCATGCTTTTTGACAGAATAAGGTGGAGTATTAATTTCATCATAACACATCGGGCAATAAGCATTATTGCCTTTAACAACCGTTAGTTCATATTTCATTTTAGCCCCATTGACATTAATCTAGCTTGATTACATATCGATTCAATATTGGCTCGGCTCATCTTCAAAATTGCCTGAACCCTGTCAACATCACGAGAAACGTCATTATAATTTCTAAATCCAGCCTGCCATAATTTCTCTGCTCTGACCTTACCGACATTATTCAACTCACAGAATGGAACCAAATGAGCAGCCACACCATATTGCATCCTTTTCTGTAATGCGTTTAGGCAACCTTGTTTTCCCCATTTGCCAGACATTTGATCGATCATTTGAATCACTGTTGACAATCGAGGGAAATCAAACTGCAAATTACGAGCAGTTCCAGTGAACACCCCCAGCGGCAGTCCATTCATCAAACAAAAATAGCAATACGCCCCTTTCCAGACCGTATCTTGAAATTGCTTTCCAAATATCTTCTCAGCAATTTTTGCTTTGTTCATCCAGACTGCCATTTCATCTTTTTCAGCCCGACTCACAATACCCATCCGAATAGAGTCAACATTACCCAATGCTACAGCCATCGCTATGTCATTGTCTTCTGCGTTTGTTGCAAATAAAGTATTGAAATTACTGCGAAGGTCGGCCACATCGAATGGTGAATAATAGAACATGGAGGAAACCATGCCAATAGAAGTGCATTTGTATTCTCCATCTACTTCTTTAATTGCTCCAAATTTCAACAACAAATTCAAAGTAGACTCTATAATCTTTTCATCCAAACCATGCGTCTGAAAATTGGCCAAACTCCTCTTGTACCAAAGAGTTACATCATCCTTTGTTTTAATGCCACCGTGATGAATCTCCGATACCAAATGAAAAGCCAAGGTTTTATAATGAGGATCAGTAGGCGTTCCTACATAATCCAATAGTCTAGAAACCACCTTGTAATTTTTGGTAAGCCGATTCATATGATATTGGCATTCAGAATGTTCTGAGGGGAGCAAAATGTAACAATCCCCACGATCATCATATCCTGGCCTTCCGCTTCTTCCTGCCATTTGCCAAATATCATAAGGCTGAACCTCATCCAACCCTCGATGCACCCCAACAATAATTACTCGACGTGCCGGTGTATTACATCCCCAAGCAAGAGTTGAAGTCGCAATCAGAATTTGAAAATCTTTGTTTGTTTTAAATTCATTCTCAAACTTATGTCTATCCTCCATAAGTAAATCAGCGTTATGAAACTGAACAGGAAATCCCGACTTCTCTAGGGCGGTTTTCATCAACTGTCCGGTTCGCTTTGTGTGTGTAAAAATTAAAAATTTGTCATCAGGATGAGTTTCAACAATTTCCAGTGCTGCATTAACCTTCTCCTCCTCTGTTGACTCATATCTTCTTGTTTTTTCATAAGTTGTATAATGCACACCCAAAGGGATGGGTCGATAATCAGATTCAATCAAATATGTTTCTTTGCCAGTGAGAATATATGAAATCCATTCAGCCACTTGGATGGCATTAGGAATCGTAGCAGACAAAGCAACTATTCTTGCATCTGGATTTATCTCGCAAAACTTCATTAAACCAACTTCAAGATGATCTCCTCGGCCAGGAACCGTGAGCAGGTGTGCTTCGTCAAGAATTAGCACCTTAATAGACTTCAACCACTCATTATGCTCAGAGGCATAATTGCGGATTCGACTATTCATCATTTCTGGTGTTAAAATAATGATATCGGCTTCGTCTAATTCCTTTTTTCGTTGCGGGGTCAGTCGATAATCCCCAGTACAGATACTTACCTTTAAGTCAGCAAAATGATGGTCTGCATCTCCCCAGTCGTCCGTCTTTTCTTTAGCCAAAGCTTTCATGGGTGCCAAATAGGCAATCTTACCACCATGCTTTCTGATTTCATAAGAAGCAATAATTTCCGCACAAACAGTTTTGCCACTAGCGGTTGTGGATGCAACCACTACGTTGGCTTGTTTGTCGTAAATCTCATAGATTCTTGATTGAACAGGGTTGAACTTATCAAAAGGAAACTTGCCATATAGGAAGTCCTTTGGATTTACTAATTCATTTTGATCGCTCAGTTTAATTACAGGTGGCATTAAATCTCTTTATCTATTGATTGTAGTTGTGGCAAGAAATCATTCTACCACGATATATAACTTTGTCAATGAGAACATTCTTCGAATCCATTCAAAAACGTGTGCATCTTCGCTTTGTGGCTACCACTGGTCCTGAGCATGCTCAGGGCCTAATGCACCAAGAGCCATTAAAACATAACGAAGGTGCCCTTTTTGTTTATGAAGCCCCGTCAAAATCAAAATTTTGGAACAAGAACGTAAACTTTCCCATAGAAATTGGTTTCTTTGATATCAATAAAAAATTAGTTGATATTCGACAATTACAAGCCAATCAAACACAAGAAATTGGCTGCAAACAAGAGTTTGTTTATGCTTTGGAAGTTTCTACCGGATTTTTTTCACAAAAAGATATTGGCAAATCATTGGATGACTTCATACTAAGCTAAAGTATGCTACATTTATCCCAGCTTTTTGACCCAAGCATAAGAGCAAAAGCAATAGAGGCATTAAATTACATTGCTACCCAATAAAGAATTTCCTGAGCCCTAGAGGCAGCAGTATAAGCCCACCTAACGTGATCCCACTGTCCACCCCGTTGTTCAAAAACCATAACTGAAGGCCATTCTGAGCCTTGGGCTTTGTGTGCTGTAACAGCATTGCAAAAATCAAATGGATCAGGATCGTCTTTGTTGCCTTGAAGTTCATATTTTTCCACATTGAAATTCGAAGGATCAAAAATCACATCAAAAAGCGTGCCTTCATCACTTCTAAAATGCATCCGATTTTTCTTTGTATAAAGAAACTTACAATCACCCTGCATGCCGTTAAATAATCCAATTTTTCGATTATTGCGAAGACACATTACTCGATCACCAACCAGTGGATAATCTCCAGTAAATCCCTTTAACCCTCTTGTCTTTTTATTTAATTGCACTCTGGTTTTATTGAATGCACAAATAATTTGATCCACTTTTGTAAGGTATGCATCAGCTTGAAAACGACTAAGAAACCGCACTTTGCCTTCAAACGATGGTCGGAATGCAGCAGGTCGATAACCATTTCTGATGAATTCGCAGAAGCGAGCAATCTCACCAGCATTACGATGAATAGTTTCTAACACAAAATCGGGCTTGGCCATAAGGTTGATATCCTTGCCCACTGGCTCCAATTGCCCGTGGTCGCCCACAAAAATAATAGGAATATGGAAGCTTACCAAATCTTCATATAAATCCCTACTAATCATAGATGCTTCATCTACAATAATACCAGAAGCATCTAAAGAAGGCACTCTGGCAAAGATTGGATTGCCGTGATGGTCACGCATCAAATGCCCTTCATCATCTACCATTGGATGGTAAATAAGGCTGTGAATTGTGCTGGCTGGAACTCCTTTTTGCCTCAAAACACTGGCTGCTTTGCCGGTAAAAGCACACACGGCAAAATGAGGCAGTGTTTTGACCAATTGAGAAATAAGTGTCGTTTTGCCAGTTCCAGCATACCCGCCCAATGTTTGAACAGGCTTCTTAAATTGTATGAGATTGGCGATAATATTTTTTTGTTCTTGTGTTAAATTCAATTTTTACCCCTTCGTTGATAGCCACAGCACACAAATAACATATGGCCAAAGTGCTGCGATGTATACCTTTTCTTTAAAGGTCATATGCTGCTCGCTTGCGGCAAAAACCAACAGCCCCGCAAAACCCAGAAACCATATTCCAAACACAATTGCCAAAATTGTCCAAAGCATACCTCTTCTCCTTCAAAAAAAACAGGGCGAGGAAAATGCCTCCCCACCCTATCTATACCCAATAGTGGTCATTACAGTTGGGTATCACACAATTTATTCTTAGCATCCTGCTCTTATCTTCTTCTGGGCTTTTCTTGGTCTCTTCGACCATACTCTCTCATAACTGCCTCTTCGACCTGATCCATCATTTCATAAAAATCCTCAGCATTAGTTGCTTTAAGCAACCAACGATCTACTTCTTTGTCTTGAGCCAGAATATTGCATACTGCGGCTTTGTCGCCCTCCAAATCTTGTCGTATACGGTTTCGCAACTCAAACAAAGTATCATCGGAAAGTCGTCGCACATACTCTGATACTACATTAGATTTCATCAAACCACCTCATGAAAATAGATAAACAAAATTTTGAAAAATTGGGAATAAAAAATTGGTCTTCATTTATTGATCCCAGACAACTATTCGCTCATCTTGCAATACTTGCTGATGAGCAACTAAGCATAAAAGGAAAAGTAACATCTATCCGCATCACCCGTTTTGAACTTTCATTAAAGGGTATTATCATCTGGATAGAGTATATTGTAAATTATAATGCGGCTTCTGTCAATATAATTAGTGAATTTTTATTGGTAAATGATGAACTAATTCATCAGACAACAGCAAAAATGTGATTGTCTGCATTTTCATCATCAAAAAACACACGATTTCTACCAAATTGTAACTCCATGTTATAGTCATCCATCGACATAACCCTATCATCTTGGGAGGCAACCACGTAGCAATAATCATCGGTTTTTTGTATGCCATGTTTGTTTTCTTTGGTGATGCCTACTTCTAATTTC includes the following:
- a CDS encoding DUF192 domain-containing protein, giving the protein MRTFFESIQKRVHLRFVATTGPEHAQGLMHQEPLKHNEGALFVYEAPSKSKFWNKNVNFPIEIGFFDINKKLVDIRQLQANQTQEIGCKQEFVYALEVSTGFFSQKDIGKSLDDFILS
- a CDS encoding DEAD/DEAH box helicase — encoded protein: MPPVIKLSDQNELVNPKDFLYGKFPFDKFNPVQSRIYEIYDKQANVVVASTTASGKTVCAEIIASYEIRKHGGKIAYLAPMKALAKEKTDDWGDADHHFADLKVSICTGDYRLTPQRKKELDEADIIILTPEMMNSRIRNYASEHNEWLKSIKVLILDEAHLLTVPGRGDHLEVGLMKFCEINPDARIVALSATIPNAIQVAEWISYILTGKETYLIESDYRPIPLGVHYTTYEKTRRYESTEEEKVNAALEIVETHPDDKFLIFTHTKRTGQLMKTALEKSGFPVQFHNADLLMEDRHKFENEFKTNKDFQILIATSTLAWGCNTPARRVIIVGVHRGLDEVQPYDIWQMAGRSGRPGYDDRGDCYILLPSEHSECQYHMNRLTKNYKVVSRLLDYVGTPTDPHYKTLAFHLVSEIHHGGIKTKDDVTLWYKRSLANFQTHGLDEKIIESTLNLLLKFGAIKEVDGEYKCTSIGMVSSMFYYSPFDVADLRSNFNTLFATNAEDNDIAMAVALGNVDSIRMGIVSRAEKDEMAVWMNKAKIAEKIFGKQFQDTVWKGAYCYFCLMNGLPLGVFTGTARNLQFDFPRLSTVIQMIDQMSGKWGKQGCLNALQKRMQYGVAAHLVPFCELNNVGKVRAEKLWQAGFRNYNDVSRDVDRVQAILKMSRANIESICNQARLMSMGLK
- a CDS encoding AAA family ATPase, which encodes MNLTQEQKNIIANLIQFKKPVQTLGGYAGTGKTTLISQLVKTLPHFAVCAFTGKAASVLRQKGVPASTIHSLIYHPMVDDEGHLMRDHHGNPIFARVPSLDASGIIVDEASMISRDLYEDLVSFHIPIIFVGDHGQLEPVGKDINLMAKPDFVLETIHRNAGEIARFCEFIRNGYRPAAFRPSFEGKVRFLSRFQADAYLTKVDQIICAFNKTRVQLNKKTRGLKGFTGDYPLVGDRVMCLRNNRKIGLFNGMQGDCKFLYTKKNRMHFRSDEGTLFDVIFDPSNFNVEKYELQGNKDDPDPFDFCNAVTAHKAQGSEWPSVMVFEQRGGQWDHVRWAYTAASRAQEILYWVAM
- a CDS encoding TIGR02452 family protein, which codes for MIQLYSEGFSFVPSPVVEQTQFSVVDNDTFTTAAEFDHACCLNFASHKRPGGGYESVRNLRMPIRTQEEDLFRRSNLPELLDIPEIHKYYPLPRNGLDAIYCSNVVVNKDKQLDPVDPYSVAVISMPAVVNPEPKDTLLIVNRIRRILEIAAVHNHKHLILGAWGCGIFNNSPAMIATTFKVFLKGGEFDKVFENVVFAIPGKDSENHKIFQDIIA
- a CDS encoding endonuclease VII domain-containing protein, with amino-acid sequence MLKKIKNKQGGLKQDIKASKMCSVHSDRPVWARGLCKSCYDKWLKQNNPEYLKKQKDNCVEWTKKNKQRKKQVQKEWVAKKDKDYNHIKKLRQYGLTIDDYSFMLEQQGGGCAICGKPPKEGKRLHVDHDHNCGKIRGLLCFRCNFGLSYFAEDYQTLQRASEYIRNSAIMGDILEQRMEEREVVKNAQQEKVQSIIASKT
- a CDS encoding CCA tRNA nucleotidyltransferase encodes the protein MQFLESKEVRMHLSINLPEDIHVIHRVFKKSGKHLYLVGGAVRDAVLGKQPKDFDLATNAQPTEVMEILKAGGINHTKGAVGNQFGVVIASIGNEDYEIATFRKDSGSRQVADKFSHIQDDAERRDLTINALYYDLDSHEVVDLVGGLQDLKERRVKTVGDPDQRFGEDALRVLRYVRFYCRVNHGDIRGIDEATRAAIEKRVNNGLASDNGVAVAPERVRDEFIKGLKSAKSVVGYVSLYHQLGLLQKYVFPGLVVSHDYVETKNPVILVAHLLRLNDVEKIRRKLNQLKYTNDEVDNVVYLVNLLHLPNIQDKLKEHPAFLWSLRKGQRDMSPEDLEAWSQLHGLDTRAIQQLRTHQLMNRDEVPGAAELQGKEIGQHIMQHNTKEMLRKMGFREWLRS
- a CDS encoding HPr family phosphocarrier protein encodes the protein MTKTLILTYPCGLHARPCTALAALIKPFSAKVILVHNGERAHVSSVLEMLSMGIQSGSEIIFEAEGNDAEKVLQEIGNFIHTLNTKEHW
- a CDS encoding DUF5664 domain-containing protein, which codes for MSETPTKFDKVMDSGARQEFGTGAVRDTQDGKGRFDLLPYYAITRLAQHFENGARKYGDSNWAKGIPLSRYLDSMLRHAFKFTAGLQDEDHLSAVIWNACCLLETQEMINAGILPKELDNLPNILKNR